Proteins encoded within one genomic window of Anaerolineae bacterium:
- a CDS encoding GNAT family N-acetyltransferase, translated as MNVEIRHALRADLEACLQMDGSCVSDHIWQISRRESQGQIVLTLSEVRLPRPVTVPYPRTPEDIIEIWRGVDALLVAEAGGQLCGYLDLRAEGWHSTARITNFIVANGYRQQGVGTRLLGAAVQWARTRRLQYLMAEAPAQSWPAISFYRKLGLEFCGFHDRYYSAQVALFFIRRIS; from the coding sequence TTGAACGTCGAAATCCGCCATGCCCTGCGCGCAGACCTGGAAGCCTGCCTGCAGATGGATGGCAGTTGCGTCAGCGACCATATCTGGCAGATCAGCCGGCGGGAATCCCAGGGCCAGATCGTGCTGACCCTGAGCGAGGTGCGTCTGCCGCGGCCGGTCACCGTGCCGTATCCCCGCACCCCAGAGGACATCATTGAGATCTGGCGGGGAGTGGACGCCCTGCTGGTGGCGGAGGCCGGCGGCCAGTTGTGCGGCTATCTGGACCTGCGGGCGGAAGGATGGCACAGCACCGCACGCATCACCAATTTCATCGTGGCGAACGGCTATCGTCAGCAGGGTGTGGGGACGCGACTGCTGGGCGCGGCGGTGCAGTGGGCGCGCACGCGCCGCCTGCAGTATCTCATGGCGGAGGCGCCGGCGCAGAGCTGGCCGGCCATTTCTTTTTACCGCAAGCTGGGCCTGGAGTTCTGCGGTTTTCACGACCGCTACTACTCCGCGCAGGTGGCGCTGTTCTTCATCCGGCGCATATCGTAG